In Lycorma delicatula isolate Av1 chromosome 10, ASM4794821v1, whole genome shotgun sequence, a genomic segment contains:
- the LOC142330824 gene encoding uncharacterized protein LOC142330824 isoform X3, with protein sequence MDMIDHSLENSQDKDNDDIEDKDMITAHSLTIVEEEGSLGSTDDQTGSQDLGNSQSLLDSTEDELHYQFQSGEGVTYRVVQVQRSENMDAVPQLVSNPSYSNSASQQSVQALLTNPLNGQFYVIGSPQEVFSTANSRSLAPRANIQIDNVRSVHRPSVRSKRDDRRRATHNEVERRRRDKINNWIMNLSKIIPECTQDSSKGSFETQVYFLCILATEFFLETPQMPSSKRVVARWLF encoded by the exons ATGGATATGATAGATCATAGTTTGGAAAACAG tcaGGATAAGGATAATGATGATATAGAAGACAAAGATATGATTACTGCTCATTCATTAACTATAGTAGAAGAAGAAGGTTCCCTTGGTTCTACAGATGATCAAACTGGTTCTCAGGATCTTGGTAACAGTCAGAGCTTATTAGATTCCACAGAAGATGAATTACATTATCAGTTTCAGTCTGGTGAAGGAg tGACATATCGAGTGGTACAAGTGCAGAGAAGTGAAAATATGGATGCTGTTCCACAGTTGGTTTCAAATCCTAGTTATTCAAATTCAGCGTCGCAGCAGAGCGTCCAAGCACTTTTAACAAATCCTTTAAATG GTCAGTTCTATGTAATAGGCTCACCACAGGAAGTATTCTCAACGGCAAATAGTAGATCTCTTGCTCCAAGAGCAAATATACAAATTGATAATGTACGAAGTGTCCACCGTCCTTCGGTAAGGTCaaag agAGATGATAGAAGAAGGGCGACACATAATGAAGTAGAGAGGCGGCGGagggataaaattaataattggattatgaatttaagtaaaataataccaGAATGTACCCAGGATAGCTCGAAGGGTAGTTTTGAAACGCag gtttattttttatgtatactcgCAACAGAATTCTTCCTCGAAACCCCACAGATGCCTTCATCTAAAAGAGTCGTGGCCAGGTGGTTGTTTTGA
- the LOC142330824 gene encoding upstream stimulatory factor 2-like isoform X1, with product MDMIDHSLENSQDKDNDDIEDKDMITAHSLTIVEEEGSLGSTDDQTGSQDLGNSQSLLDSTEDELHYQFQSGEGVTYRVVQVQRSENMDAVPQLVSNPSYSNSASQQSVQALLTNPLNGQFYVIGSPQEVFSTANSRSLAPRANIQIDNVRSVHRPSVRSKRDDRRRATHNEVERRRRDKINNWIMNLSKIIPECTQDSSKGSFETQSKGGILAKACDYITELKQSNQRLAEYVKENEHLVAELELIGRQMEELKAENDQLRAQLAQHGIIPATDPLS from the exons ATGGATATGATAGATCATAGTTTGGAAAACAG tcaGGATAAGGATAATGATGATATAGAAGACAAAGATATGATTACTGCTCATTCATTAACTATAGTAGAAGAAGAAGGTTCCCTTGGTTCTACAGATGATCAAACTGGTTCTCAGGATCTTGGTAACAGTCAGAGCTTATTAGATTCCACAGAAGATGAATTACATTATCAGTTTCAGTCTGGTGAAGGAg tGACATATCGAGTGGTACAAGTGCAGAGAAGTGAAAATATGGATGCTGTTCCACAGTTGGTTTCAAATCCTAGTTATTCAAATTCAGCGTCGCAGCAGAGCGTCCAAGCACTTTTAACAAATCCTTTAAATG GTCAGTTCTATGTAATAGGCTCACCACAGGAAGTATTCTCAACGGCAAATAGTAGATCTCTTGCTCCAAGAGCAAATATACAAATTGATAATGTACGAAGTGTCCACCGTCCTTCGGTAAGGTCaaag agAGATGATAGAAGAAGGGCGACACATAATGAAGTAGAGAGGCGGCGGagggataaaattaataattggattatgaatttaagtaaaataataccaGAATGTACCCAGGATAGCTCGAAGGGTAGTTTTGAAACGCag agtaAAGGTGGAATTTTAGCTAAAGCTTGTGAttatataacagaattaaaacagTCAAATCAGCGGCTTGCAGAATACGTTAAGGAAAATGAACACTTAGTTGCAGAGCTAGAATTAATTGGAAGACAGATGGAAGAATTAAAAGCTGAAAATGATCAATTACGCGCTCAACTTGCTCAGCATGGAATTATACCAGCTACAGATCCACTGTCATAG
- the LOC142330824 gene encoding upstream stimulatory factor 2-like isoform X2, whose protein sequence is MDMIDHSLENSQDKDNDDIEDKDMITAHSLTIVEEEGSLGSTDDQTGSQDLGNSQSLLDSTEDELHYQFQSGEGVTYRVVQVQRSENMDAVPQLVSNPSYSNSASQQSVQALLTNPLNGQFYVIGSPQEVFSTANSRSLAPRANIQIDNVRSVHRPSRDDRRRATHNEVERRRRDKINNWIMNLSKIIPECTQDSSKGSFETQSKGGILAKACDYITELKQSNQRLAEYVKENEHLVAELELIGRQMEELKAENDQLRAQLAQHGIIPATDPLS, encoded by the exons ATGGATATGATAGATCATAGTTTGGAAAACAG tcaGGATAAGGATAATGATGATATAGAAGACAAAGATATGATTACTGCTCATTCATTAACTATAGTAGAAGAAGAAGGTTCCCTTGGTTCTACAGATGATCAAACTGGTTCTCAGGATCTTGGTAACAGTCAGAGCTTATTAGATTCCACAGAAGATGAATTACATTATCAGTTTCAGTCTGGTGAAGGAg tGACATATCGAGTGGTACAAGTGCAGAGAAGTGAAAATATGGATGCTGTTCCACAGTTGGTTTCAAATCCTAGTTATTCAAATTCAGCGTCGCAGCAGAGCGTCCAAGCACTTTTAACAAATCCTTTAAATG GTCAGTTCTATGTAATAGGCTCACCACAGGAAGTATTCTCAACGGCAAATAGTAGATCTCTTGCTCCAAGAGCAAATATACAAATTGATAATGTACGAAGTGTCCACCGTCCTTCG agAGATGATAGAAGAAGGGCGACACATAATGAAGTAGAGAGGCGGCGGagggataaaattaataattggattatgaatttaagtaaaataataccaGAATGTACCCAGGATAGCTCGAAGGGTAGTTTTGAAACGCag agtaAAGGTGGAATTTTAGCTAAAGCTTGTGAttatataacagaattaaaacagTCAAATCAGCGGCTTGCAGAATACGTTAAGGAAAATGAACACTTAGTTGCAGAGCTAGAATTAATTGGAAGACAGATGGAAGAATTAAAAGCTGAAAATGATCAATTACGCGCTCAACTTGCTCAGCATGGAATTATACCAGCTACAGATCCACTGTCATAG
- the LOC142330824 gene encoding uncharacterized protein LOC142330824 isoform X4: MDMIDHSLENSQDKDNDDIEDKDMITAHSLTIVEEEGSLGSTDDQTGSQDLGNSQSLLDSTEDELHYQFQSGEGVTYRVVQVQRSENMDAVPQLVSNPSYSNSASQQSVQALLTNPLNGQFYVIGSPQEVFSTANSRSLAPRANIQIDNVRSVHRPSVRSKRDDRRRATHNEVERRRRDKINNWIMNLSKIIPECTQDSSKGSFETQEEISTHYATILESKDQIRTTVVNIMAICCE, translated from the exons ATGGATATGATAGATCATAGTTTGGAAAACAG tcaGGATAAGGATAATGATGATATAGAAGACAAAGATATGATTACTGCTCATTCATTAACTATAGTAGAAGAAGAAGGTTCCCTTGGTTCTACAGATGATCAAACTGGTTCTCAGGATCTTGGTAACAGTCAGAGCTTATTAGATTCCACAGAAGATGAATTACATTATCAGTTTCAGTCTGGTGAAGGAg tGACATATCGAGTGGTACAAGTGCAGAGAAGTGAAAATATGGATGCTGTTCCACAGTTGGTTTCAAATCCTAGTTATTCAAATTCAGCGTCGCAGCAGAGCGTCCAAGCACTTTTAACAAATCCTTTAAATG GTCAGTTCTATGTAATAGGCTCACCACAGGAAGTATTCTCAACGGCAAATAGTAGATCTCTTGCTCCAAGAGCAAATATACAAATTGATAATGTACGAAGTGTCCACCGTCCTTCGGTAAGGTCaaag agAGATGATAGAAGAAGGGCGACACATAATGAAGTAGAGAGGCGGCGGagggataaaattaataattggattatgaatttaagtaaaataataccaGAATGTACCCAGGATAGCTCGAAGGGTAGTTTTGAAACGCag GAAGAAATCTCAACACATTATGCCACCATATTGGAATCGAAGGACCAAATCAGAACTACTGTTGTCAATATCATGGCGATATGTTGTGAATAA